One part of the Larimichthys crocea isolate SSNF chromosome XIX, L_crocea_2.0, whole genome shotgun sequence genome encodes these proteins:
- the cd247 gene encoding T-cell surface glycoprotein CD3 zeta chain: MELQVWTCGLLVLASMFAPAEALAFYDPQLCYILDGFLGLYGLVITGMFIKEKFFRTRVKTMDEGIYSDLQGQDSAGYAPLLRGDPERGRNRRVMDDNATYTGLNPRPDGEYKELPVKRERQRKPEKVYQDLSSATKDTYDSLQMKPLPAR, from the exons ATGGAGCTCCAGGTGTGGACGTGTGGCCTGCTGGTCCTCGCCTCCATGTTTGCCCCGGCAG AGGCGCTGGCCTTTTACGACCCCCAGCTGTGCTACATCCTGGACGGCTTCCTCGGCCTGTACGGACTCGTCATCACCGGCATGTTCATCAAGGAGAAG TTCTTCAGGACCAGAGTGAAGACGATGGACGAGGGCATCTACAGC GATCTTCAGGGTCAGGACTCGGCAGGTTACGCCCCGCTGTTGAGAGGAGATCCAGAGAGAGGACGA aACCGCAGAGTGATGGACGACAACGCCACGTATACG GGCTTGAACCCACGCCCAGACGGAGAATATAAGGAGCTTCCTGTCAAGCGAGAG CGTCAGAGGAAGCCCGAGAAGGTGTACCAG GATCTGAGCTCGGCCACCAAAGACACCTACGACTCGCTGCAGATGAAGCCACTTCCTGCTCGCTAA